The window CGAATAAGTTTCCGATCCATATCAAGAAGAATACCGTCAGCAAATACGGCATAAACTTCTCATACTTTTTCTCACCGATGTTTGGTCTGGCAATATCGTCTCTAACGAAAACAACCAAAGGCTCCATAAAACCGGCCAGCCCCTTAGGTGCTTTATCATTCTTCTTGTATGAACGTGCTACCGGAATAAAGATCAACAACATCAATGCTGCTGTTATAAATAGCGTAAACACGTTTTTGGTAATTGAGAAGTTTAGAGGTCTTCGGTTAGTCGGATGATGGTTTTCATCATAAGTAACTCCACCATCTGCATTTAAATAAACAATCTCATCATGCACACGAACAAATTTTTGTCCTTTACGCTCTACAACAACCTTCCCTTCTTCATCATGATGAAACGCACTCGACATAAAAGTAACCAAGCCATTATCTGTCCATAAAATAACCGGAAGCGGCATTGAGATAGCATGCCCGTTCCAATCGGCAATATGAAATTCATGCGAATCTTTTATGTGGTGATCAATAAGCTCGTTAGCATTAAAAACTTCCTCTTCCTGAGCTTTTTCTCCATGTGTTTCTTCTTCGTGCTGGGCAAAACCAGTAAATGAAACAAACATTAACGCTAAAAGTGATAAACTCTTGATAGATTTCTGTGCTATCATCATACCTTTTCTTGATAAAAATAAATGGTCTCCAAAAATTTGGTGCAAAGGTACATTTTTTATTCACATTTTGAAGTTAACAACTATATTTTTTTAATCATTCTCCATTCAACGATGGATTCCTGATAGCTAAATAGTTAGTACCGCTATTTCAGCAATTTAACCGCGAACACCGTTTCAAAAAACAAAAACAGGAAATACGGTATAAAAAAAGCAGCTACATCGGCAATGGGTTCAGGCGCTTTTCCTTTAATCAGCGGCACTAAAAAAATTACTGCCGCAAACATTTTTAATCCGCTGCAAGCTAAAAAAGCAAAGCCGGTCTTTTCAGGCAGGTTTTTACTGACTGTCAAGACCGCAGTATATATAAGAAATGTTATTATAAAATGAAATGCATATATACTCCAGACACTATAATAGAATGTATATGATCCCGAGAGCTCTCTTACAGCAAAATAATGCAAAACTAAAAGTACGACGGTAAAAGGGATAAGTATCTTTAAAAAGTAGAGTAACTGATGTTTCATTAATTTCCGGGATAAATATGTCTTTTAGTTTTTGTCGGAATCGTTTTCTTCCTTTTTGTTAAGGGCCTTAACCTGTCTTACCACATTGTACAAAGCGGCAAAAACACTCAACAAGGAAAAAACAATGGTAAATGCTGAAAAATTATTAGGGTATTTTTCATCGAGCCAGACACCCAAATAGGTTCCGGCACCGATGACGATGGCCATCTGAAGGCCTATGTTAGAAAATTTTATCCAGTTATTAAGCTGATTTTTCCGATTCATTCTTTAACGATTTCACAGCATGCCCCTTCATGGCGCATGTAGCATTGAATGACGCTCCGGGTTCGACAGAAAGCTTCCCGATAATTACTTCACCCTCTATCAAAGCCGTAGCTTTTAGGCTTAATACCTCATCGACTTTTAGCGTTCCGTTAAACTTTCCTTCTATATCAGCATTCACACTCTCTGCTTTTCCGGAAATGTATCCTGTTTTACCGATCACCAACTTCCCTTTGGTCTTCACACTTCCTTCCAGTTCTCCGTCAATTCTGATATCTGAATCAGAGATAATATCTCCTTTTAACTTTGTGTTTGGAAGGATCCGGTTCGTTAATCCTGTTGGTTGTTCGGTTCTGTTTTTTTTCGATTCTGCAAACATGGTCAATATGGGCTTATATGGTTATTATTGATTTGGGTTAAATATCGCTCTAAACTCTTATGAATTTGTATGCTTTTATAATTGGGGGAGGAAATTACAAAATTTTCGTTTTCTATTAAATATAATTTATTGATTTTTAGCAACTCTGCAAATCCTTCCGCCCTAAGCTTTGAAATTAGTCCGTGAACGACTACAAACGACTGATGACGATCATAAATATCTTTTGAAACAGATAACTTATCATATTCGAGATCGTTTAAAGATTTTACAATCACCTTATACAACTCATTTATTCCTACGGTATCTTTTCTGGAAAAAGGATATATCAGCTTCCATTTCTTTGCAGTAGCATCGTCGTCAACCAATGTGTCTCTTTTCAATCGAGGAATTAAAGTTTCCAGCAATTGCTGCGCACTTTTGCCTTCGCTGTGACTTGGAAAATTAAGCGCAATGGTACTTAAACTTTTTTCGTACGTGTTAACACCATATAAACGCGCTTCTGCATGTGCTTTCAGCATGCTTAATTTCGGCACAATGTCGTCTCCGTTAAATTCACTAATATACCTGTCGGTTTCCACCAGCACTTTTTCATACTGTTCGTTTTCAAACGCTTTATACAGCCTGGCATATATATCTTGAGGACTATTATTACTTCCCTTTAAAACCGCCCTGGGATTCTGTAAAATTTTTGCATATCTCGACTCCGGATAGTGAAGAATAACATCGTTCTTGACTTCATCTGCCAAAACAGATCCATTCATCTCATAGATTTTATACAGGTTATATTTTGCGGGTAATATTAGTTTTTCTTCAGGTTGATTGCTTAATAATGATTCGAGCCTGTTTACCGCCAAACCATATTCCTGAAATTTTTCTTTATAGATCAGTCCTAACTGGTAATATGCAAAGTTTTGTTCGGCACGGATGCTATCTAATTCTTTTTCCCCTTTTGGCAGGCGGTCTGTATAGTAAACCGTTGTGTAAACACTTAAAGAGTCCGAGCCCGGGCTTGGAGTATCATTGCCAACAACAGCAACAGCAACGGCACGATCGCTCAGACGCCAGTTATCTTCAAGAGCCCTTGCCCCCCAATTCTTTCTGAATTCATTTTTACCATAACTGACCGTAAGATCATTATAAAAATAGAAAGTGGCTGCTTCCGACCTTTTAAATGTTCTACCCAGAAGACCCGTAGCCTTATTTTGGGCAGCTCTCAAAGCGGCAGTGCGTACTTGTTCTTCTTGTGCTTGTTCTATTGCCTTCAATGAATCGATATGCTGCTGATAATAAGCCTCTCTTTCTTTTTCCGGCAGCGAGACGACATATAAAATGCTATCGTTTCTCGAGAGGATCCTCTCATATTTGATAACATCATCAAGGTTCGCCCGCTTTTTTGACAGTATTCTGTGTTTTTTACTGGTTTCGGGAGTATTAACAAGTGTACTGTCATAATAAGCCCCGGCTTCTTTAAATTTATTGTCGTCAAAATTCAATTCAGCCAAAGCTTCGTAGTTGATTGAATTCAATATCTTATCAGGGCTGTTGGTTCTCAATGATTTATTAAAATAATGCGCCGCAGCCCCCGGAGCCCCCTGCTTCTGATAAAATATTGCCAACTGATGGTAAATCTTGTCCAGATAAGGTCTGTTCTCCCGGTTTTCTTCAAGGTCTTCCAACAAAGCGAGTACTGCTTCCTTATTTTCGGCAGTGACTTCCGTATTCTTTATTTTTTCGATAAACGCATTTATATAATACTCACGGGGTGTCCTTCGATTTAAATCAATTATCTTACCGAAAGCTATGTTTGCGCTGTCTTTATCACCTATAGTGTTGTACAGCTGACCTATAATAAAATTATATCGCCCTCTTTCTTCATTACTTCTTGTGTAATAAGACGCCAGCTTAAGCTTTTGTACTGCACTGTCCTTTTGTTCCAGGTTGATATATGCCTGTCCCATCATGGCATAGATATCCGCATAGTCCTGGTCTTTTATATTAACACTTTTTAAAAGACGTTTAAAATTTTTGAGCGCCAGTTCTTCGTACTCCATTCTAATATTGGTTTTCTCTCTCCAAATCTTAGCCTGGTTAATAATGTCGCTTCGGGTATATTTAGAAATAACATAATTGAAAGCCTCTAAAGCCGGCACAAAACGCTGATCGTAATACCGCGCCTTTCCCAATAGCAGATATGCTTCATCAGACTGAGGATTCTTTTCAACACCGTCAATATACATCCCGTGTTTCTGAATTGCTTTTACCGCTTTTTCTTCTGCCCTTTGAAAATCAGGGTTTATGGGTGCTCCCGTTAACCTGACCTCTTCAATAATCTCCATACGCTCTACAGGAAGAATATCCCAGTAATTATCGCGATAGCCTTCCTTCAGCGAACGAATCCCTTTTTCTAAAGCTACCTGGCCGTTATAAATAGCATTAAACTCGGCATTAAGTGCATGCCAGTTTCTGTTCACGAAAGCATCTTTTTTTGTTGAACAGCCAAATGCGCTTATTAAAATAAAAGATATGAGGTATTTAGAGTAGTCGTGCTTCAAGAGTGGGTGGTTTAGTTGATTAACTTGTTTTTAAACCAAATATTGTTAGGCTTGTAAAAATACATTTCTTTTTCATATAAATAAAAAAAGCCCGAAAATCGGGCCTGAATTAAAAGTAAATATCTAAAAACCCGGTTGATTTCTCTCCGGCAAACCATTCGGGAGTCATACGGAACCCCTCAAAACGTTTGTGCACATCCCGATTATCGGGTAAAATACGTCTCTAACTCTTGCAGGGTTTCTGTAGATGTTTTTATATCTCTTACCTTTTCCCCTTTATCCAAAACAACGACTCTTTCACAGACTTCAGTGACATGCATCAGATCATGACTGGAAATCAAGATTGTAACTTCTTTCCCGAAGGCCTGTTCTTTAATCAGTTTTTTTAATCGTATCTGGGTGGTTGGATCTAGATTGGCAAAAGGTTCGTCTAAAATAATCACCTCAGGATTCCCGATAAAAGACGCCACGATACCTGCTTTTTTCTGATTTCCTTTTGACAGGTCTCTCAGGTATTTTTTCCCGCCTAATATTTCCCCGTTGAAAAAATCTTCAAAAGGAGCCAGGAATGCATCAACATCGGCTTTGTTTTGCCCTCTTAATTCTCCAATAAAATAGAAATACTCTTCCGGCGTGAGGTAGCCGATCAGAAAACTTTCATCAATAAAAGCCGCTGTAAAAGGCTTCCATGCTTCGCTTTCATTAACTTTTATCTGATTATTTTCCACATACCCGGTGGTAGGTTTTATAAGGTCTAATAATAAGCTGAAAAAAGTAGTTTTACCGGCTCCATTATTTCCTACCAATCCAAAACTTTGCCCTTTGGGTATTTCGAGAAAGTCTATATTCAGAACGGTCGTCCCCGCATATTTTTTTGATAGCTCATTAACTATGATCATAACGAAAGTATCTTTTAGTTCTTCTGCTTGTAGGCAGCTATTGTTTTATATTTCTCTGTTTTGTATATCTTTTCGATGATATCAAACACCTTTTCCTTAAATGCAAATCCGAGCAACCCGGCAATGGCTACCAACAAATAGCCCAACATGGGTCCAACGGTATAATGTCCTGCAGCATATAAGGCCATAGGCAGCAACATTTTAGGGATGGTCAGTAAAATCGTTTTCAGGTTAAACGCCTGCTTATCTCCGAATGCCTTTTTATTGGAGGTGAGGTCTATCGGGGTTTTCACATAAGCACCTCCCCACAAAACCATATGACTGTTGACACCGATATTGTATATCGCAGCTACCAGAATAGCCAGGTACACTTCCAGTCCAAAGTATACGTAGAACGATGCCAATACTGTTGTGATTATAGTTGCAATTACAATCAACCACCATTTGGCATTAAGATAGTCGCGATACATTATGTTCTGACTCATCATGAGCTGGTAGTACGAGCTATCCCAGCTTGGAACATATTGCCCGAAAGTGAACAGAAACCCACCAGACACGAACAATCCTGCAAAGATTCTCCAAACGGGCCCTTCATAGGCTTCAACGGCTCCTGAGAAAAACAAGAGTCCGTAAAAAATGAAAGCCACACTCATTATTACGGCTGTTCTGGATCGTTTATTCCTCTTAATGAGCTTAAGGTCATTTTTCAGGAAGATAGCAATGCTCCCAAAACGGTTCAACCAATCGAAACTCTCTGTTTTAGCTTCTTGTTGCTTTTGTTTCAAGCCGCCATCTAAATACAATATGTTCTTAAAATACCTGAAAGCCGCCACATACATAGCCACCATGAACAAAACAGGAATTACTGTCAGATAAGGGGTACTGTATAATGCGTTGAAAACCGGCGCCGTATATATGGTAACATCAAATATCTGGTAATATTGTAATCCGAACAACAATACCAACAAGCCTAAGAACGAGTAAAAAACAGTATCGATATCGTTCAGAAAC of the Zhouia spongiae genome contains:
- the atpB gene encoding F0F1 ATP synthase subunit A, with protein sequence MIAQKSIKSLSLLALMFVSFTGFAQHEEETHGEKAQEEEVFNANELIDHHIKDSHEFHIADWNGHAISMPLPVILWTDNGLVTFMSSAFHHDEEGKVVVERKGQKFVRVHDEIVYLNADGGVTYDENHHPTNRRPLNFSITKNVFTLFITAALMLLIFIPVARSYKKNDKAPKGLAGFMEPLVVFVRDDIARPNIGEKKYEKFMPYLLTVFFLIWIGNLFGLIPFFPFQGTLTNDILFTGVLATITFLITIFNGNKHYWGHIFATPGVPKWLLPIMIPVEVLGMFTKPFALMIRLFANITAGHIIILSLVSLIFIFESAAVSPISIGFSLFMYGLELLVAALQAYVFTLLSALFIGQAVEDHH
- a CDS encoding AtpZ/AtpI family protein, producing MNRKNQLNNWIKFSNIGLQMAIVIGAGTYLGVWLDEKYPNNFSAFTIVFSLLSVFAALYNVVRQVKALNKKEENDSDKN
- a CDS encoding DUF5687 family protein; its protein translation is MLKHFVTLQWKSFFRSASLSSNLFFKIITIFFALYMIVMFTVLGGGIYYILEEKIQQDPFQIINHFLIYYFFVDLVFKYMMQKMPVVNIKPLLYLPFSKAKIVHFSLWKTVLSFFNFIHYFFFIPFAVVLIIEGYPPLQVILWTVSALTIIYCNNFINVFLNDIDTVFYSFLGLLVLLFGLQYYQIFDVTIYTAPVFNALYSTPYLTVIPVLFMVAMYVAAFRYFKNILYLDGGLKQKQQEAKTESFDWLNRFGSIAIFLKNDLKLIKRNKRSRTAVIMSVAFIFYGLLFFSGAVEAYEGPVWRIFAGLFVSGGFLFTFGQYVPSWDSSYYQLMMSQNIMYRDYLNAKWWLIVIATIITTVLASFYVYFGLEVYLAILVAAIYNIGVNSHMVLWGGAYVKTPIDLTSNKKAFGDKQAFNLKTILLTIPKMLLPMALYAAGHYTVGPMLGYLLVAIAGLLGFAFKEKVFDIIEKIYKTEKYKTIAAYKQKN
- a CDS encoding tetratricopeptide repeat protein, with translation MKHDYSKYLISFILISAFGCSTKKDAFVNRNWHALNAEFNAIYNGQVALEKGIRSLKEGYRDNYWDILPVERMEIIEEVRLTGAPINPDFQRAEEKAVKAIQKHGMYIDGVEKNPQSDEAYLLLGKARYYDQRFVPALEAFNYVISKYTRSDIINQAKIWREKTNIRMEYEELALKNFKRLLKSVNIKDQDYADIYAMMGQAYINLEQKDSAVQKLKLASYYTRSNEERGRYNFIIGQLYNTIGDKDSANIAFGKIIDLNRRTPREYYINAFIEKIKNTEVTAENKEAVLALLEDLEENRENRPYLDKIYHQLAIFYQKQGAPGAAAHYFNKSLRTNSPDKILNSINYEALAELNFDDNKFKEAGAYYDSTLVNTPETSKKHRILSKKRANLDDVIKYERILSRNDSILYVVSLPEKEREAYYQQHIDSLKAIEQAQEEQVRTAALRAAQNKATGLLGRTFKRSEAATFYFYNDLTVSYGKNEFRKNWGARALEDNWRLSDRAVAVAVVGNDTPSPGSDSLSVYTTVYYTDRLPKGEKELDSIRAEQNFAYYQLGLIYKEKFQEYGLAVNRLESLLSNQPEEKLILPAKYNLYKIYEMNGSVLADEVKNDVILHYPESRYAKILQNPRAVLKGSNNSPQDIYARLYKAFENEQYEKVLVETDRYISEFNGDDIVPKLSMLKAHAEARLYGVNTYEKSLSTIALNFPSHSEGKSAQQLLETLIPRLKRDTLVDDDATAKKWKLIYPFSRKDTVGINELYKVIVKSLNDLEYDKLSVSKDIYDRHQSFVVVHGLISKLRAEGFAELLKINKLYLIENENFVISSPNYKSIQIHKSLERYLTQINNNHISPY
- a CDS encoding bactofilin family protein, translated to MFAESKKNRTEQPTGLTNRILPNTKLKGDIISDSDIRIDGELEGSVKTKGKLVIGKTGYISGKAESVNADIEGKFNGTLKVDEVLSLKATALIEGEVIIGKLSVEPGASFNATCAMKGHAVKSLKNESEKSA
- a CDS encoding ABC transporter ATP-binding protein; translation: MIIVNELSKKYAGTTVLNIDFLEIPKGQSFGLVGNNGAGKTTFFSLLLDLIKPTTGYVENNQIKVNESEAWKPFTAAFIDESFLIGYLTPEEYFYFIGELRGQNKADVDAFLAPFEDFFNGEILGGKKYLRDLSKGNQKKAGIVASFIGNPEVIILDEPFANLDPTTQIRLKKLIKEQAFGKEVTILISSHDLMHVTEVCERVVVLDKGEKVRDIKTSTETLQELETYFTR